TATAAATATACAAATACCCTTATGGGTGTGAATATTACAGGTGAAAATCTTCTGAAATATATGGAATGGTCTGCAGATTATTATAACCAGCTTACACCGGGGGATTTGACAATCAGTTTTGATGAAAATGTAAGAGGATATAACTATGATATGTTCTATGGTATAGATTATAAAATAGATATTACAAAACCAAAAGGAAAAAGAATAGTTGATGCTAAGATTAACGGGAAACCTGTAGATAACAAAAAAGTGTATAAGCTTGCTGTTAATAACTACAGATTCGGAACACTTCTTACTCTCGGTCTGATAAAGGAAAGCGATATGTATTATGATTCATATGCTGAATTACAGGACGGAGGAAGAGTAAGAGACCTTATAATCAAGTATATAACTGAGGAGAAAAACGGAAAAGTTACTCCTAAGTTACAAAACAACTGGAAGATCGTAAACTATAATTTTAATAATCCGTTATTAGGGAAACTGAAAGAAAAAGTATTAAGCGGTGAAATAAAAATACCTGCTTCTTCTGACGGAAGAACATTAAATGTAAAATCAATAAAAGAAAGTGAAGTAAAATAAATAAATTTCCCCTGTTAATTCAGGGGATTTTTTTGTCTTTTAATAAAGTGAAATATTACTGTTTGATGGATTCAACATTTATTAAGGCTTTATAATTGACTGTTTTGTGGTTTGGAGATATAATAGAAAATAATATCAATTTTTTAAAATTTTTATTAAGAGTAAGAATAACTTATAAGTGTTTTGAAATGTTGATAATATGAGTGCTGTAATAAGAAGTAAATTTTGTGTATAAATTAAAAGTCCGGCTGATTTTAGCCGGCCTGCATTTTAGGATATAAGCATAAAGATTATTAGAAACTCATATTATTTTAGTAACTATAAGGAATGGACATTATGAAAATTTATTTGAAGAACCTAAGCCTGTATGATCAATATAGAAAAATTTTGCAAATGGCTGGATGGTATGAAGGACGAATTGCTGATATACGGAGCTATGAACAGGAAGCATATACCAGTCATATTCCGCTGACAAAAGCTATGAAAAACTTTTTGTATGAATACGCTGAATTAAACAGTATTTTATATTTAGGATTTGAAAATACCAAAGGATCAGCTTCATACGACTATACTTTTAAAATTACACTTGATCAGCCGTATTCATTATCAAATACCAAAGAGTACAAGGAAATATGCTCCTTTGCGAAAGAGAAAACTTTATGTATCGGAGAAATGGGTTATTATTATCCGGCAATATGTGCTGTGGGTGAAAGCGGGCGGCTGTATCTGAAACATGATTATGCTGATTCCGTGGAGGTTTTTGATTCCATGATTGACACTATAGCCTTTGAATTGAGAACTAATAAAGATTTAGTCTGTGTTTCTGATCTTCAGGAATGAGACCTGTCTGTGAAATAAAACCGGCTGACAAATGAAATCCCCCCAAAGTCAGCCGGCTGTCTTCTAATTTATTAATAAAAATCTTCTGAAAAAAACTAAACAAGTCTGTCATTTATTTCCAATAATCTGATGGAAATATAAAGTTTGCTTATTTCTTCTGCATTATTCAGTGTGATTTCAGTCATGTCCTTTATTTTATTTATTCTGTAAAATAAAGTATTTCTGTGTATACATAAGACTTTCGCAGCTTCGTTAGGAGAATTTGTGTAATAGAGATAATTTTTCAGGGTATCTAATAAGTCAGTCCCGTTTTGCTTATCAAAATTTATTAGCTGAATCACTGCAGGATGGCAAAAGTCTATCAGGTCATACTGGCTGATGATGGAATCTGAAATAATTGATAATCTGAAATCTTCAAAAAAA
This genomic stretch from Sebaldella sp. S0638 harbors:
- a CDS encoding SUKH-3 domain-containing protein, whose translation is MKIYLKNLSLYDQYRKILQMAGWYEGRIADIRSYEQEAYTSHIPLTKAMKNFLYEYAELNSILYLGFENTKGSASYDYTFKITLDQPYSLSNTKEYKEICSFAKEKTLCIGEMGYYYPAICAVGESGRLYLKHDYADSVEVFDSMIDTIAFELRTNKDLVCVSDLQE